Within the candidate division KSB1 bacterium genome, the region ATGATGATGCAGCGTCCCCGCCATCCGAGATAAGCGAAGTCGTCCCACGCTCCAATAGCAATGTCGTCAATGCTGTCACCATTCACGTCGCCTAATCCTGCTGCCGTGTAAATTCCAATCAAACCATCGGGCCACGTGCCATCAATAGTGAACGTCGACCCAGGATAGATCCACGGGTGCCCCAAGTGAAGTGTCAGCGAGCCGAACATATTATCCGAACAGTTACGGGAAAACAGGATAAGATCACTGAAGCCGTCGTGGTTGAAATCTCCGGCACCAACGGCTTGATCTGCGTACGTACATGAAAAGTCTAGCTGGCTATCCGAGACAGGTAGAAGAGAATCACGCCCAAAGAACACATCCACAACATCTGTCCCTTTGAACAAAAACTCGCTGGTGTTGTCGCCATTCAGACTTCGTACCCCACCTATAGGAGCACGATTTGGAATCGTCCAGAAATAGGCGGGCAGTGTGTCAGTGGCCGCTCCGCCAAGAAAGACCACTGTGTTTCCACTATTCGGATTGAAGCACAGAAAATCCGAGGCTCCATCGCCGTCAAAATCGCCCATAGCATAGGGGATCGTTTGGTTAATCCCCGGAGGC harbors:
- a CDS encoding T9SS type A sorting domain-containing protein; the protein is MNGDGYQDWLLWAWPLSHPANYFFPIYFGGPQADTLADAYVPITSHSAVYAMGDFSGDGFSDLYTYDEDLDIGRMYFGGGSMDTLPDWTVRQPPPGINQTIPYAMGDFDGDGASDFLCFNPNSGNTVVFLGGAATDTLPAYFWTIPNRAPIGGVRSLNGDNTSEFLFKGTDVVDVFFGRDSLLPVSDSQLDFSCTYADQAVGAGDFNHDGFSDLILFSRNCSDNMFGSLTLHLGHPWIYPGSTFTIDGTWPDGLIGIYTAAGLGDVNGDSIDDIAIGAWDDFAYLGWRGRCIIIAGNDSLIAGADDARPELPISLSLEAYPNPFNSVTTIRLRSPVSHGLTTLIVYDVLGREVKREVLPPFTSSYTYHLNADDLPSGVYLAHIQSGQMQATQKLMLLK